The following DNA comes from Candidatus Methylacidiphilum fumarolicum.
CATTTCCTCCTTCCTTGTTAAAATTGTTGATACGGCCGGCCAGAGACAATCTGTTGACGAGATAGAAGCTGAAGGGATAAGAAGAGCCAAAGAGGCAGTTAAAAAAGGGGATCTGATTATCCATCTTGTTTCGGCACCTGATCCTCCTTCCTCAGATCCTTTTGTTTTGGATGAGCTTTTGCCTGAACAGAGAGTAATTCTGGTTGCATCGAAAGCAGACTTAGGCATTCATCCATTAAATCAAGAAAGACTGGCTGTTTCTGTAGTGACGGGGAGGGGAATGGAAGAGCTTGAAGAAAAGATAAAAGATATTTTAACTGGATTCTTTCCTCGCGATTTTTCCTATGGAATCAATTCCAGGCAAGCGGTGGCAATAGAGAAGGTATTGACAGCGATTAAAAGAGGGATAATGGGGATTAGAGAGAAGAGGCTTCCTGAGCTTATTAGTAGCGAGTTAAGATATGGTTTGGAAGCAATAGGGGAAGTTGTCGGCTTTACAAGTTCGGAGGACATTTTGGATAAAATTTTTCAGAAATTTTGTATTGGAAAATGACTGATGATCTATAATCTCTTAAGGCCGTTACTTTTTTCTTTGGATCCTGAATTTGTTCATCTTTGTAGCTTGCAGTTATTAAGTCAGCCTTTTTTTAGTTACTTGTCTAAGGCTCTTTTATCTCCTTTAATGGAAGTCAAAGGATTGGAAAAAGAACTTTGGGGGATTCATTTTTCTAATCCTATAGGGCTGGCAGCTGGATTCGATAAAAATGGCATTGGTTTACAAGCCTGGGAATCTCTTGGTTTTGGTTTTGTGGAAATAGGAACGGTGACTCCGTTGCCTCAAAAAGGTAATCCAAAACCAAGGCTCGCTAGATTGCCAGAAAGTGAGGCTCTTTGGAACTCCCTAGGCTTTCCAAGTGAGGGAGCAGAAAAGGTTTCGAATAGGTTGAAAAAGTTTCTTATGACGAAGGGAAAACCCAGAATGGCTATTGGGATAAACATTGGGAAAAACAGGTTTACTCCTTTAGATGAAGCGGTTGAGGACTATAAAAAATGTTTTCCTTATTTTAAGGATCTTGCTGATTTTTTTGTTGTCAACGTCAGCTCTCCAAATACTGTTGGTTTAAGATCACTACAGGAAAAAAAGAGACTGGAGCTCATATTAGATGAATTAAACTCTATCAATATTATCCCGAAAAGTCCTATTCTTGTTAAAATTTCCCCTGACATTGAACGGAGAACTATTGCTGAAATCGTGGGTGTGCTTATTGAAAAAGAGGCCGGGGGAGTGGTGGTAGCGAACACCATGCTGGCTAAAGGACCCTGGGGACATATGGGAGGGATAAGTGGAAGACCGCTGAGCAAAATTTCCACAGAGTTGATACGCTTTGTCAAAAAAGAAAGCCTTGGGCGTCTTCCAGTCATTGGAGTAGGAGGAATTTTCAATACTGCCGATGCGGTTGAAAAAATAGAAGCGGGAGCAGATTTGCTGGAAGTATTTACTGGTTTTGTGTACAATGGCCCTTCCTTTCCTAAAAGGCTTTGTCAAGGGCTGGCTGAATATTATCAGGCCAAAAGATCTAGCTGAAGCAAAAATCTCAAAGCTAGGTTCTTTGTATATGGTTAAATTTCAAGAGATTGGCCGGCTTTGAGAAGGTGGAATGGAATATCTTCGTCCTGAAATTTTGCTTGGGCTTCTTCATGGTCGATTTTGATGGCATCAAAAGTATCAAAATGAACTCCCATAACTTGCTTGCAATTGAGCAGCTTTGCGGCATAGATGGCTTCGTCTATGCCCATGGTAAACACTCCTCCAATAGGCAGAAGCGCCATATCTATTTTAAAACGTTCTCCAAAAATTTTCATTTCAGAGATAATGGCAGAATCTCCCGCGTAGTAAATTATTCCTTCTGGACTATCTACGATAAATCCTCCGGCTGTACCTCCGTAGGAACCATCAGGAAGGCTGCTGGAATGAGCGGCTTGGACATAATGGATTTTTCCAAAATTAAAACGTCGAGATCCCCCAAGGTTCATGGGAAGAATCTGGGTTACCCCTTGCTTCTCTAGCCAGAGGGTAATTTCAAAGTTAGAAAGAAT
Coding sequences within:
- a CDS encoding quinone-dependent dihydroorotate dehydrogenase codes for the protein MIYNLLRPLLFSLDPEFVHLCSLQLLSQPFFSYLSKALLSPLMEVKGLEKELWGIHFSNPIGLAAGFDKNGIGLQAWESLGFGFVEIGTVTPLPQKGNPKPRLARLPESEALWNSLGFPSEGAEKVSNRLKKFLMTKGKPRMAIGINIGKNRFTPLDEAVEDYKKCFPYFKDLADFFVVNVSSPNTVGLRSLQEKKRLELILDELNSINIIPKSPILVKISPDIERRTIAEIVGVLIEKEAGGVVVANTMLAKGPWGHMGGISGRPLSKISTELIRFVKKESLGRLPVIGVGGIFNTADAVEKIEAGADLLEVFTGFVYNGPSFPKRLCQGLAEYYQAKRSS
- a CDS encoding metal-dependent hydrolase, producing the protein MKIHYFGHSCFGLEVGSSYLLFDPFLTQNPLAHSIKVEDLHPHYILVSHGHFDHISDAAQISKANQAPILSNFEITLWLEKQGVTQILPMNLGGSRRFNFGKIHYVQAAHSSSLPDGSYGGTAGGFIVDSPEGIIYYAGDSAIISEMKIFGERFKIDMALLPIGGVFTMGIDEAIYAAKLLNCKQVMGVHFDTFDAIKIDHEEAQAKFQDEDIPFHLLKAGQSLEI